TGGTGGAAAAATGTATATAGAAATCCAACCAAAACCTAAAATCAAATTCCTGTTAAAAATAGCCGAAGAATTTAAAGAATTTGAAATAGGAATTTGTGATATTGAAAAAATGCCACCTTATGAAAGATTACTTTTAAATGTAATTAATAAAGATTTAAGTTCATTTAATGAAAAAGATGAGCTAGAGAGTGCTTGGAAATGGGTGCAAGATGTAATTGATAATGATGATTTTACAATGCATAAATACAAAGCCTACACAAATGAAATTATTTTTAAGGACTAAGATGAGATTATTTACATTCAATGACAAAAACATAAGCGAAATCGCTTTATATAAAGAATTAGTATTTTCATTAAATGAATGTATTAATAGTAAAGGTAGCGTAAATTTTTATGTATCAGGTGGTAAAAGTCCTAAAGATTTATTTATTAAATTAAGTAAAGAAAAGCTTGACTGGACTAAAGTAAATGTATTTTTAGTAGATGAAAGGATTTTACCTACAAATCACGAAGATAGTAATACAAATCTAGTAAAGCAAAATCTATTACAAAATGATGCTAGTAAGGCTAATTTAATTACTTGTATTAAAGATGAATTAATTAATGATTATGAGGCTTTAAAAAACCACGCTAATAATATTTATCAAACTCCTGATATTTTGATTTTAGGTATGGGAGCTGATGCTCATACTGCATCAATCTTTCCAACAGCTTCTAATTTAGATGAATTATTAAGTGATGAAAACCAAGCTTATCACATAGTAAAAACTCCTAATTACGATAGAATTAGCCTTAGTTTAGAAAGCATATTAAAAGCTAAAAGAATATTTTTAAATATCAGTGGAGATGAGAAATATCAAGTATTTTTATTAGCTTGTAAAGAAAAAAATAAAAAATATCCAATAAGTTATGTAATTAATTCAAAAGGAAATTTAGATGTCTATTACGCAAAATGAATATCCAAGATTATTAGCAGATATTGGTGGAACTAATGCTAGATTTGCATTAGAATTTAAATCAGGAAATATAGATAAAATAGAAGTCTTACAATGCAAAGACTACGATACTATAATAGATGCTGTAAGAGCATATTTAAAAGATAAAAATGTAAATGTAAAACACGCTGCTTTTGCAATGGCAAATCCTGTTACAAGTGATTTTATACAAATGACTAATAATCATTGGGCTTTTTCAATCAATACCACAAGACTTGCATTAGGATTTGATACTTTATTAATTCTAAATGATTTTACCGCTCAAGCACTTGCTATTACAAAATTAAATAGTGATGAATTAGTTCAAATTGGTGGAAGAGAAGCTGAAGAAAATTGCGTAAAAGCTGTTTTAGGGCCTGGCACAGGACTTGGAGTTAGTGGATTAATCCCTAGTAAAAATGGCTATATTGCACTATCAGGTGAAGGCGGACATGTTAGCTTTGCACCTTTTGATGAGATTGAATCAATGATTTGGCATTATGCAAAAAACAAATTCGGGCATGTATCGGCTGAAAGATTGCTTAGCGGAATGGGACTTGAGCTAATATATGAAGCTTTAGCACATAAAGAAGGTATAAATGATACTTTAGACGCTAGTAAAATTAGCGAACTAGCATTAAGCGAAAAATCAGCTTTATGTAGATTAAGTCTTGATATATTTTGTGCAATGCTAGGAACAATTGCTTCAAATCTAGCATTAACTCTAGGTGCTAGGGGTGGTGTTTATATTTGTGGTGGGATAATTCCTAAAATATTAGAGTATTTTAAACACTCATCATTTAGAGCAAGATTTGAGAATAAAGGTAGATTTGATAGTTATTTAGCAGCAATTCCTGTATTTGTGGTTTTATCAAAATTTCCAGGTATAAACGGCGCTAGTGTGGCACTGCAAAATCATTTAAAGGATAAATAATGTTAAGCAAATTAAAAAGCTATGAAAAATTATGGTCTTTATACAACAAATCAAAAGATACTCATATGAAAGATTTATTCGCTAATGATAATAATAGAGCGAATAAATACTTTTTAGAAGTTGGTGGGATTAAGGTTGATTATTCTAAAAATAGAATAGATGAAGAGATTTTAAGCAATCTTATTAATCTTGCAAAAGAAGCTAATTTAGAACAAAACATTAAAGATATGTTTAGTGGTAAAAAGATTAATACCACAGAAAATAGAGCAGCTTTACATATTGCTCTTAGAAATCGTATAAATACACCTATTTATGTAGATAATGAAAACATAATGGATGATGTAAATGCAGTGCTTAACAAAATGGAGAAATTCTCTCACGCAATAAGATCAGGCGAGTGGCTAGGCTATACAAATCAAGTAATAACTGATATTGTAAATATAGGAATTGGTGGCTCTGATTTAGGACCATTGATGGCTTGTGATGCTTTGAAAAAATACGCACACCCAAGACTAAAAATGCACTTTGTATCAAATGTAGATGGCTCAAAATTACAAAATGTATTAGATAGCGTTCATCCAGAAACTACACTTTTTATAATAGCGTCAAAAACATTCGTAACTCAAGAAACCCTAACAAATGCCTTAACTGCTAGAGAGTGGTTTTTAAATCACGCAGTTAATAAACGCTTTGTAGCTAAACATTTCGTAGCAGTTTCAACTAATAAAAAGGCTGTTGAAGAATTTGGAATAGATAGTAATAATATGTTTGAGTTTTGGAACTGGGTCGGTGGGCGTTATAGTTTGTGGTCTGCAATTGGTCTTCCTATTATGATTTATTTAGGAAAAGAACATTTTTGGCAAATGCTAGAAGGCGCGTATTTAATGGATTCACATTTTAGCTCGGCTGAATATTCTAAAAACTTGCCTGTGATTTTGGCTTTAATAGGTATTTGGTATATTAATTTTTATGGTGGTGGCTCACATATAATCGCACCTTATGATGAATATTTAAAGCATTTTCCAAGATTTATTCAACAACTTGATATGGAAAGTAATGGAAAACAAGTTAGTAAAAATGGGGAATTAATTAATTACGAAACTTCTCCAATCATTTGGGGTGAAACAGGAATTAACGCTCAACACGCATTTTTTCAACTACTTCATCAAGGAACTCATATAAGTCCGATTGATTTAATAGTAAGTCTTGAAAAACCACACGATATGCCAGAACACCACGAAATTTTAATTAGCAATGTATTCGCTCAAGCTGAAGCCTTTATGAAAGGCAAAAACAAGGATGAAGTAAGAGCTGAACTTAGTAAAAGTAATTTAAGTGAAAGTGAGATAGAAAAGCTAATCCCACATAAAGAATTTTCGGGAAATCGCCCTAGCAATACGATTTTATTAGAAAGAATAAGCCCTAGAAATCTAGGTAGCCTAATTGCATTATATGAGCATAAAATATTCGTTCAAGGTGTGATTTGGGGGATAAATAGTTTTGACCAATTTGGCGTTGAATTAGGCAAAACTTTGGCTAAAACAATACTTGAAGAGCTAAGAAGTGATGTGAGTTACGAGCACGATAGCTCAACTACAAATCTAATAAAATTATATAAAGAGTTTAATAAAAAATAATTTTAGGAATTTCTTTATGAAATTCCTATTTTAAATTCCACGAAAAAAGGAGAGAAAATGGAACTTTTACATAAGGACTGCAAAAGTAAATTAGATATATTAAAAGAGCATTTTGCTGAATGTTTTGATAAAGATGGAAAATTTAATTTAGAAAAATTCCAAAGCGAAATAGCTGCTAACGGGGGGGGGGATTTTACAAATGAGAGTTATAGTTTAAATTTTTTAGGCAAAAAACACGCAAAATATCTAGCAAATCTAAAACCATCAAGCTACCTTAAACAAAACGGCACATTTAATGAAAATCTAAAACAAAATCTACTCATAAAAGGCGATAATTTAGAAGTCTTAAAACACTTACAAAATAGCTATTATAAAAAAATCAAAATGATTTATATAGACCCACCTTATAATACCGCTAATAAGGATTTTGTCTATAATGATACTAGAGCTTATAAGCTAGATGATTTAATAAACGCTGGAATGAGTGAAGATGAAGCTAAAAGAGTGCTAGAGTTTAGCACTAAAAAATCAAGCTCACATTCAGCGTGGCTTACCTTTATGTATCCAAGGCTATTTTTAGCTAGAAAGCTTTTAAAAGATGATGGAGTGATATTTATCTCAATTGATGATAATGAAGCAGCTCAATTAAAGCTCTTGTGTGATGAGATTTTTGGTGAAGAGAATTTCGTAGCTGATTTTATTTGGAATAACAAATACACAACTTCTAATGATACAGATATGTCTTATCAACACGAACATATTTTTTGCTATTTTAAGAATAGGATTAATAATAAATTAAATTTATTACCAAGAAGCGAGAAACAAAATTCTGCATATAAAAATAGAGATAATGATCCTAAAGGTGCTTGGAAACCAACACCAATTCATGCAAGAAGTGGAAGTGAGCTGGGTAAATATAGTATAACTTTTCCAAATGGAATAACTTGGCAAGCTCCGATAGGTAGATACCCTAGATATTCTAAAGATAAGTTATTACAGCTATTTTATGATAACGAACTGTATTTTAATTCAAAAGGTGGAATAGATAAAAAAACTTATATTACTGAAGTTAGACAAGGAATTTCTTGTGGTAGTGTGTGGAGTTATGATGAAGTGGGGCATACACATAGCAATAATGAAGAATTATCTTCTTTGCTTGGTAAAGGTATTTTTAACGATCCAAAAGGAACTAAATTATTAAAAAGAATATTACAAATTTCAACCGATAAAGATGATATTGTCCTAGATTTTTTTGCAGGAAGTGGGACAACAGGGCACGCTATTATGCAATTAAATGCCGAAGATAGTGGAAATAGAAAGTTTATTTTAGTTCAACTTGATGAGCCAATAGATGAGAAAAAGAGTAAAATTGCTTATGATTTTGTAAAAAATGAGCTTAATTGCAAGCCAACAATTTATGCAATTACCAAAGAAAGATTAATAAGAGCTGCGAAAAAAATCAAGCAAGATTATCCAAACGCTACTAATTTAGACTTTAGTGAATTTAAGATAGTATATAAAGATGAATTAGAACTAGAAAAAATAGAAAAACTAGATTTAAGCTTAGGCGATAATCTTTTTGCACCATTTAATAACGATAAAACAAATGAAATTCTAACTAGCTATAAATTAGCCGATGGTATAGCTTTAGATATGGAATTTAAAATAATAAATATAAACGATTATAAGGCTTATTATTGTAATAAATTGCTTTACTTAGTTTTCCCACATTTTAAAAGCGAAAATATCAAAACCCTAATGCAAAAATTACAAGATAATGAGCTAATTTGTGAAAGAGTTATTTTATACAATACTAGTTTTACGAGTAGCGAACATAAGAGTTTAAAAGAAGCTTTAATTAAATTAGGCATTAAATTACAAGTGAGATTTTAAGATGGGTAGCTTTAATTATACTAATGATTTAGAATATCAAAATATAGCTATTCAAAGTGTTTTAAAAATATTTTCAAGTAATGATATAAAGGCAAATGTTAAAGAAATTCAAGAGTTTAATGGCATAAAAAATCAAAACTTTATAAATGATAACACTTATGATATTTGTATGCAAACAGGCACAGGTAAAACCTACACTTACACAAAAACTATGTTTATGCTAAATGAAGCTTATGGATATGATAGCTTTATAGTGCTTGTGCCAACTTTAGCTATTAAATCAGGGACTAAAAGTTTTTTTGAGCTATCACGCCAACATTTTATAGATGAGTTTAAAAAAAGCTTAAGTTTTTACGAAGTAAAAAGCGAAAAATCAAGTAAAAAAGAGCAAATGCCACAAAGCATAAAAGATTTTTGCAATCACGATGATAAAGCTTCTATAAGAGTGCTTTTAATAAATGCAGGGATGCTCAATTCAGATACTTTTAAAAAAGAATTTGAAAGCAATCTTTTTGATAAATTTTTTAGCATATTTCCCGCATTAGCAGATACTAAAAGTATTTTAATCGTTGATGAGCCACATAAATTTGATAAAGCAAGTAAAACTTGGGAGAATGTTTTAAAACTAAAACCACAATTTATATTAAGATATGGAGCGACTTTTAAAGAAAACTCAAACCTACTTTATAATCTAACCCCACTTAAAGCCTTTAATGATAATTTGGTTAAAGGTGTAAAAACTTTCGTGCAAGAATTTGAAATAGGAAATAAAGCTTATATTAAACTTCAAGATATAGTAGATAATGAAGCTATTTTTTGTGATGATAAAAAGCGTGAGTTTAGACTTAGCAAGGGGCAAAATTTCGCTTGTTTTTATGATTTTTTAGATATTTTCGTGCAAGATTTAAGTAAGCAAAAAGTACTTTTATCAAATGGCGTAGAGCTAATTAAAGATAAAAAATTTAATCCTTTTAGCTTTAATGATGATTTAGCTAAGCAAATGATAAATGCTTGTTTAGATGAGCATTTTAAGTTAGAGCGAGAGTTTTTAAATCAAAAGATAAAATTAAAGCCTTTAAGCTTATTTTTTATAGATGATATAAATTCTTATCGTGGAGAAAACGCAAGGCTAAAAGAATATTTTGAAAAGGCATTAAAAAGCAAACTAGAAGAAGAATTAAAGCTTGGCACAGGATTTTATAAAGAATATTTACAAAAATCTTTAAACGATATTAGCCTTACTCACGGCGGTTATTTTTCAAAAGATAATAGCGATAAAGATGATAAAATAGAGCAAGAAATAAATGAGATTTTGCACGATAAAATGAGCCTACTTAGTCTTAATAATACTAGAAGATTTATATTTTCAAAATGGACACTTAAAGAAGGTTGGGATAATCCAAATGTATTTAATATTTGCAAACTTAGAAGTAGCGGAAGTGAGATAAGTAAGCTTCAAGAAGTTGGGCGTGGGCTTAGGCTTCCTGTTGATGAATACGGCAATAGAATTACTAATAAAGAATATTATTTAAATTATTTCGTAGATGCTAGTGAGAGTGATTTTACTCAAAAACTTATAAATGAAATTAAGATATGTGATGAGTGTTTTGATATAAAAATAGATGATTTATTAGATGAGAAAATTTATAAAATAATTTTAAGTGAATATGATTTAGATGAAGATTTGATTTATGATGAGCTTTTAGAATGCGGTGTTATAAACAAGCGAAGTAAGATAATAAATGTAGATATTTTAAAAGCAAAATATCCAAAAGCATTTAGCAAAAATAACATTAAAAAAGGCAAGATTAAAAACTCTAATGAATTAGAAAATAAAGTAAAAATCAAAACTAATTTATATCCACAAATCAAGGCTTTATGGGAAGAAATAAACAAAAAAGTATTTTTAAAATACGATGCCATTGAAAATGTGTTTTTAGCTAATTTTAAAGAGTTTTTAAAAGAATTTAAAGCAAAAGATAATTCAAGTTATATAAAAATTACACAATTAAGCGTAAATAATAATCAATTAAAAAGCCAAAAAGATATTTTAAATAATAAAATAAATATAAAAACTCTAAATTATGGAGAGTTTTTGCTAGGACTTAGCACAAAATTAGGTCTTAATCTAAACACTTTACATAAAGCCTTTTATGAGTTAATGAAAGATGGTTTATTTAACATAAATGATTATTTAAATGAGCCTAGTTTGAATGCTATTTGTAAGGAATTTAATTTTTATCTTTTAAGTAATTCTAATAGGCTTTTTAGCATATCTTACGAAGAGTTTTCACACCACATTCATCCTACCAAAATCACTAATGAAAAAGGTGAAATATTAAATGAAATAAATGCTAGTGATATAGGTGTTTTAGGTGGAGATGAATTAGCAAATAATACCTTTTTATACGAGCAGATTTTTTATGATAGTAAAATTGAGCAAGAGATAATAAAAGAAGATATAAAAAGCATACAAGTCTTTATGAAAATACCTAAAAACTCATTAAAAATCCCTGTAGTAGGTGGATTTAGTTATTCACCTGATTTTGCTTATGTATTAAAAGATGATAAAGAAAATATCCATTATTTTGTGCTTGAAAGTAAAGGCGTAGATAGTAAAATCAATCTAAGAAGTGATGAAAATGCGAAAATTACTAACGCAGAAAGTCTTTTTAAAGGTATAAATATTACCTTTGAAAAACAATTTAATAATGATAAATTGGAAACAATCATAAAAAATATAATCAATAAAAAATAATTAATCTAATTTAAATTCCTTAAAGGATTTAAATTAGAATACAAGATTATATTAAAAATATGGAGTGTTAAATACTTTCTTTTATTAAAGAATTAATAAAAAATCTTTATTTGTTGGTTTGAGTTTAGCGTTTTTTATCATTGCTATTTTCGTTTTTTTAATGCTTGTTCAGTATTCATACGATATCTATAGTAAATACTTTAGTTCAACTTATGATAAATTTCTTAAAACCAAAAAAGAGCTTTGCTCTCTTGAAAGGCAATTAGAAGTAGAAGGCTATTTATTATTTTGGGATTTTAAAAATGAGTATACAAATTATAAATATGATTATTCTAAAAGCGAATATAAATGTAATTTAGAAAAAGAAGAAAAATATAAAAGAGCAATTGTAAATTATTTTAAATTAAGTAATGCAAAAATATATGAAGTGCAAAATTATAATAGCATTGATGAAGTTAAATCTCTTAAAACTCTAGATAGTTTAGAATTAAAAGAAGTTAATGAATTTAACAATAATCTAGTATTTTTTGAAAAAAGATTTTTTGATAAAAATTCATTTCAATTTATAGATGGATATAAAATGTATGTAATTTTATATAACTCATATACTAAGGAAAAAGAAGAGAGAGAATATTATATAGATGGGTGTGGTTATGTAACCCCAAAATATAAAATAAAATACAATTAAGAAGATATAATGGCAGTAAAACTACAAATAATGTTTAATTATTTATAGTTTTACAAGAATTTAAATCAATAGGATTAAATAAGTTCCATTGTTTGTTTTACTATTGATAATTCTTCGTTAGTTGGAATAACTAAAATTGGGTATTTTGAATCAGCTTTTGCTATATTTCTAGCTACTTTTTCACGCTTAGCATTTTTTTCTTCATCAATGCTAAAGCCAAGATGTGCAAGTTGCTTACAAACCGCAGCTCTCATTAAATCATCATTTTCACCAATACCTGCTGTAAAAATTAGAGCCTTAGCAGGAGTTACTGCAAGGTATGAGCCTATGTATTTTGCAATTCTATAGCAAAACATATCAAATGCTAATTTTGCTTTTTTATCACCATTTTGCATTTTTTCTTCAATTTCACGCATATCATTTGCACCACAAATTCCTAATAAACCACTTTGTTTATTGCAAATTTTATCAAGTTCAGCAATGCTTAAACATTTATTATATGCTAAATAAAATAAAGCTCCAGCATCAATATCCCCACATCTAGTTCCCATCATTAATCCTTCAAGTGGAGTAAGACCCATTGAAGTATCAACGCATTTACCATCTTTAATAGCACTAATACTTGCACCATTTCCTAAGTGAGCTGTAATTGCATCTATGTTTTTAATACCTAAGAATTTTTCTGCTTCACGAGTTACAAATTCATGAGATGTTCCATGAAAGCCGTATCTTCTAACGCCATCTTCTTCATAATATTTATTAGCTATTGCATAGCGATATGCGATTTCTGGCATTGTTTGATGAAATGCTGTATCAAATACTGCTATATTTTTAACACTTGGAGCAAGATTTATAATTGTTTTAATTCCTGAAATATTTGCAGGATTATGTAAAGGTGCTAATTTTACTAATTCATCTAAAGCTTTTAAACATTTATCATCAACTAATGTTGCTTTAATAAATTTATCTCCACCATGCACCACACGATGACCTACTGCTGCTAATTCATTAAAATCAGTTAAAAGTCCGCTTTTAGCAAATAAATCACGAACTACTTTTAAGCCATCTTCGTGATTATTTATGCCACCTAAATGCTCTAATTCTTTGCCATCAAATTTAATTTTTGCTCTTGAATTACTTTCTCCAATTTGCTCAACCAAACCACTCGCAACACTATCTTCATTAAAAAATAATTGGAATTTCAGTGAGCTTGAACCTGCATTTAAAACTAATATTTTTTTCATAATTTTTCCTTTTTTATAATTTATTGTGCTTGAATTGCACTAATTAAGCATGTATTTACAATATCTTCAACCAAACAACCCCTACTTAAATCATTAATAGGTTTGTTTAAACCTTGCAAAACAGGACCAACCGCAATAGCCCCTGCACTTCTTTGCACTGCTTTATAAGCTATATTTCCTGCATTTAAATCAGGGAATACAAATACATTTGCCTTTCCTGCTACTTTGCTATCAGGCATTTTTTTACTTGCTGTTGCAATATCTACTGCTGCGTCAAATTGTATAGGACCATCATAATTTAATCCCTCATAAGATTTTGCTAATTCGCACGCTTGTTTTACTAAATCAACGCTTACTCCACTACCGCTATTTGCAGTTGAATAAGATAGCATTGCAACTCTTGGCTCAAAACCAAAAGCCTTATAAGTAGCCGCACTAACACTTGCAATTTCGGCTAGATTTTCAGGAGTTGGATTAGGATTTACCGCACAATCAGCAAAATACCAAACCTTATCACTTAAGCACATAAAAAATCCACCACTTACACTCTTAACACCTGGTTTAGTTTTAACTATTTGAAGAGCTGGGCGAATTGTATCAGCAGTTGAACATGCAGCCCCACTAACCATAGCATCAGCGTAGCCTAAATGCACTAATAAAGTTCCAAAATAATTTCTATCTTTTATAAGTTCTTTTGCTTGCTCAAGGCTCATTCCCTTTGATTTTCTAGCTTCATAAAGTGCATTTGCACATTCATCATCTAATGATGAATTACCTGGATTATAAGTCTTAACATCATCTAAATCTATACCTAAATCACTAGCTTTTTGTGCTATTTCTTTATTGTTTCCTAAGATAATTAATTTAACAGCTTTACCTTCTAATAAAATACTAGCAGCCTTTAAAATACGCTCGTCATTTCCTTCTGGTAAAACTATGGTTTTAACATTTTCTTTAGCCTTGCTCTCTAGCATAACTTCAAATGCCATTGGGCTTATATAATCAGGTTTTTTAAGATTTAATAACTCATCTAAGCTTGTATTTTCATTATATAAACTTGCGTATTTATGATGAATTTTAGCAAACTCAAATTTGGTTAAATCATTATCAATTACATAATTTAAATTAAGCTCTTTACTTAGTTTTAAATTTATCCAAAAAGTATCAAGACCACCAAAAACTCCAAAACTAGCAACTAATACAAAATCATATTTAGCTTTTAATTCATTAACTTTAATGATTATATTTTTATAAAAAGTATTTTCATTTTTCAAATACTCTTTAACGCCTGTTGCACTATCATATAAGTATTCAGTTTTTATATTATGCTCTTTTGATAATTTATTTAAACCACACACCCCGTCTTCACAAGCAAGTGCTTGGAAAACAACAATATTTGAATATTTTTTTGATAATTTTATAGCAAGATTATCTAAACTTTCCCTGCTTTGTTTTTGAAAGTAAATCGCATTCATTGCTACTCCTTCATTGATTAAATTTCGCTAGAGTATATGCCTAAAATATTAATAAATAAGGAAGAAAATATGAAAAAAAGTTACATAAAATATTTTGTTTTCTCTTTGTTAATTTCAGGTTGTGGTTTGGCTGATCCGCAAATGGATATGAAAGCTCCAACATATGTAGAGCAAATTGAACCTAAGGCTGATAATAATTTAGGAAGTCCAGGCTCACTTTTTGGAAAAGGCTCTAATCCACTTTTTAGCGATAATAAAGCTATGAATGTAAATGATATAGTTACGATAATTATTAAAGAAGACACAAGCCAAAGTAGCAAAGCTAGTAAAAGCACGAATAAATCTTCTAATGCTAATTTAAATTCCGGAGTTTTTGCAGGATTATTATCAAGTCTTAATAAATCAGCAGATATTGGCTTTCAAACAAAAAATAATTCAGACTTTAGTGGTAGCGGTCAAGCTAGTAGAAATGAAAAATTTCAAACAACAATTAGTGCTAGAGTAATAAAGGTATTGGCTAATGGAAATTATTTTATTGAAGGAAAAAGACAATTATTAATAAACGGAGAAAAACAAATCGTTCAAATCTCTGGAGTAATTAGACCTTATGATATAACAGGTCAAAACACAATTGAGAGCAAATACATAGCAGACGCTAAAATACTTTATTCAACTCAAGGCGAAATTGATAAAGCTACTAAAAAACCTTGGGGAACAAAAGCAGTTGAAACTATTTGGCCTTTTTAACCTTGATTTAAGGTTAAAAAGACTTTATTTCTTATCATCTTCGTTGATTTTTAATAATAATTTATAAGCCTTATATACATTTGAAATTGCAGCTGCTATTCCAAACGCAAGTCCTACGAAAAATAAAGGCTTATAAATCTTAGCTAGTAAAAGCCCTAAGCCAACGCCAATTAGCACTGCAACTACAATGCTAATACCTAAGCTTAGATGATTTGCAGCATCTATTACACTTTTTACTTTTTTAGCTCTTTTATTTTCTTCGTTATGCACGAATAGCCTTTTTGAACGCATTTATAAATATTTCAAGCTCTTTATCTTCAAACTTAGAGCAAATAAATGCAGTTTCATAGGTTGATGGTGCAAGATTTACTCCATTTTCTAGCATAATTTTATGAAATCTTGAAAACTTAGCTGTATCACTTGTCTTAGCGTCATCGTAATTTAATGGGTATTTTTCATTAAAGAAAAATCCTAACATTGAACCTATATTTTTAGCTACAAAAGGCACTCCTGCACTTTTACTCTCATCTAGCATAGCATTAATTGCATTTTTTGCCCATTTATCACATTTTTTATAAATATCATCGTTTAATTGCTCAAGATTTGCAATACCTGCTGCCATTGCAAGTGGATTTCCGCTTAGCGTTCCTGCTTGATATACTCCGCCTAGTGGGCTTAGAAGTTGCATAATTTCTTTTTTTGCAGCATAAGCTCCAACAGGAAGTCCCCCACCAATAACCTTACCAAAACAAACCATATCAGGCACAACTTTATAAATCTCTAAAGCCCCACCTAAAGCAGCTCTAAAACCACTCATAACTTCATCAAAAATCAAAACGATTTTTAATTCATCACAAAGCTTTCTAAGGTCTTCTAAAAACTCTTTTTTAGCAGGGACAAAACCCATATTTCCTGCAATTGGTTCAATAATAATCACACCTATTTCACTACCATTACTCTTTGCTATAGCAATTTGCTCTTTTACGCTTTCTATATCATTGTATTTAGCTGTATAAGTATCTTTTACAGCGTTTTTACTAACTCCACTTGAGCTTGGAGTATTAAAAGTAGCCAAGCCACTTCCTGCATTTACTAAAAGCATATCAGCGTGTCCGTGATAACAACCATCAAATTTAATAAGCCCATCACGATTAGAATAAGCTCTTGCTAAGCGAATTGCACTCATAGTAGCTTCTGTCCCACTATTTACAAATCTAATTTGCTCTATCGCAGGATACAATGATATAACTTTTTGTGCTAATTTGCTTTCAGCTAATGTAGGAGCACCATAACTTGTGCCATCTTTTGCTGCATTAATAATAGCATTTGTTACATTTATATCAGCGTGTCCTAAAATGCAAGGCCCATAGCTTTGAAC
This is a stretch of genomic DNA from Campylobacter sp. RM12651. It encodes these proteins:
- the pgl gene encoding 6-phosphogluconolactonase, with amino-acid sequence MRLFTFNDKNISEIALYKELVFSLNECINSKGSVNFYVSGGKSPKDLFIKLSKEKLDWTKVNVFLVDERILPTNHEDSNTNLVKQNLLQNDASKANLITCIKDELINDYEALKNHANNIYQTPDILILGMGADAHTASIFPTASNLDELLSDENQAYHIVKTPNYDRISLSLESILKAKRIFLNISGDEKYQVFLLACKEKNKKYPISYVINSKGNLDVYYAK
- a CDS encoding glucokinase, with protein sequence MSITQNEYPRLLADIGGTNARFALEFKSGNIDKIEVLQCKDYDTIIDAVRAYLKDKNVNVKHAAFAMANPVTSDFIQMTNNHWAFSINTTRLALGFDTLLILNDFTAQALAITKLNSDELVQIGGREAEENCVKAVLGPGTGLGVSGLIPSKNGYIALSGEGGHVSFAPFDEIESMIWHYAKNKFGHVSAERLLSGMGLELIYEALAHKEGINDTLDASKISELALSEKSALCRLSLDIFCAMLGTIASNLALTLGARGGVYICGGIIPKILEYFKHSSFRARFENKGRFDSYLAAIPVFVVLSKFPGINGASVALQNHLKDK
- the pgi gene encoding glucose-6-phosphate isomerase; protein product: MLSKLKSYEKLWSLYNKSKDTHMKDLFANDNNRANKYFLEVGGIKVDYSKNRIDEEILSNLINLAKEANLEQNIKDMFSGKKINTTENRAALHIALRNRINTPIYVDNENIMDDVNAVLNKMEKFSHAIRSGEWLGYTNQVITDIVNIGIGGSDLGPLMACDALKKYAHPRLKMHFVSNVDGSKLQNVLDSVHPETTLFIIASKTFVTQETLTNALTAREWFLNHAVNKRFVAKHFVAVSTNKKAVEEFGIDSNNMFEFWNWVGGRYSLWSAIGLPIMIYLGKEHFWQMLEGAYLMDSHFSSAEYSKNLPVILALIGIWYINFYGGGSHIIAPYDEYLKHFPRFIQQLDMESNGKQVSKNGELINYETSPIIWGETGINAQHAFFQLLHQGTHISPIDLIVSLEKPHDMPEHHEILISNVFAQAEAFMKGKNKDEVRAELSKSNLSESEIEKLIPHKEFSGNRPSNTILLERISPRNLGSLIALYEHKIFVQGVIWGINSFDQFGVELGKTLAKTILEELRSDVSYEHDSSTTNLIKLYKEFNKK
- a CDS encoding site-specific DNA-methyltransferase encodes the protein MELLHKDCKSKLDILKEHFAECFDKDGKFNLEKFQSEIAANGGGDFTNESYSLNFLGKKHAKYLANLKPSSYLKQNGTFNENLKQNLLIKGDNLEVLKHLQNSYYKKIKMIYIDPPYNTANKDFVYNDTRAYKLDDLINAGMSEDEAKRVLEFSTKKSSSHSAWLTFMYPRLFLARKLLKDDGVIFISIDDNEAAQLKLLCDEIFGEENFVADFIWNNKYTTSNDTDMSYQHEHIFCYFKNRINNKLNLLPRSEKQNSAYKNRDNDPKGAWKPTPIHARSGSELGKYSITFPNGITWQAPIGRYPRYSKDKLLQLFYDNELYFNSKGGIDKKTYITEVRQGISCGSVWSYDEVGHTHSNNEELSSLLGKGIFNDPKGTKLLKRILQISTDKDDIVLDFFAGSGTTGHAIMQLNAEDSGNRKFILVQLDEPIDEKKSKIAYDFVKNELNCKPTIYAITKERLIRAAKKIKQDYPNATNLDFSEFKIVYKDELELEKIEKLDLSLGDNLFAPFNNDKTNEILTSYKLADGIALDMEFKIININDYKAYYCNKLLYLVFPHFKSENIKTLMQKLQDNELICERVILYNTSFTSSEHKSLKEALIKLGIKLQVRF